A window of Fundulus heteroclitus isolate FHET01 chromosome 15, MU-UCD_Fhet_4.1, whole genome shotgun sequence contains these coding sequences:
- the LOC105929542 gene encoding uncharacterized protein LOC105929542, translating to MDSPMFSRKRPLLLEHDGLLPLRRRKCLMDWPDPEAHQDQLMTSSCYTWLREAWVNRWRNNHLNAGKRLLELTLLWADTKSSVQKVLERVKSKQGDIFLDDSVNGKFLAFRRDIAEEYGAEDKQHSWAVLEKREEVVMYGPYYPNYGSGEHSEDVVIKQTQQLLEAEDFPENRTLYVFTVNSPCLARNSEPCMLNLVHKAREWWRTYAVKTHIGFVRSWGFKGNKENLFKDVDYRQVTAITQSVDYESYVDLVGKIDDLSPLCETVFSLAKDLLSAERLRFPLTAAEEKQDQKSCFKSMNGILESKPEEEKKLLTKELSALAEAADLLLSGGSQSFEEHVERGTAFSLGYAFSSEVCEGLREEMRVGFQRCWRETVQDRCAEFVREKLTDEFNKRTVQLFIDDVRGLTRAYLQIGKVKLQKTNSL from the coding sequence GACAAGCAGTTGTTACACCTGGCTGCGTGAAGCTTGGGTAAACCGGTGGAGGAACAACCACCTGAACGCCGGCAAAAGGCTCTTGGAGCTGACGCTGCTCTGGGCCGACACCAAAAGCTCCGTTCAGAAAGTCCTAGAGCGGGTCAAAAGCAAACAGGGCGACATCTTCCTAGACGACTCGGTGAACGGCAAGTTCTTAGCCTTTCGCAGAGACATCGCGGAGGAGTACGGCGCGGAGGACAAGCAGCACTCGTGGGCGGTCCTGGAGAAGCGGGAGGAGGTCGTCATGTACGGCCCGTATTACCCCAACTACGGCAGCGGGGAACACAGCGAGGACGTCGTCATCAAGCAAACCCAGCAGCTTCTGGAGGCCGAGGACTTTCCCGAAAACCGCACGCTGTACGTTTTCACCGTGAACAGCCCCTGTCTGGCGAGGAACTCGGAGCCGTGCATGCTAAACCTCGTTCACAAGGCCCGGGAGTGGTGGCGCACGTACGCAGTGAAGACCCACATTGGCTTTGTGAGAAGCTGGGGCTTCAAGGGAAACAAAGAGAACCTGTTCAAGGACGTCGATTACAGACAAGTGACGGCCATAACGCAGAGTGTGGACTACGAGAGCTACGTCGACTTGGTCGGTAAGATTGATGATCTCAGTCCTTTGTGTGAAACCGTATTTTCTTTAGCCAAGGACCTGCTGAGCGCCGAGCGGCTCCGCTTCCCGCTGACCGCCGCGGAGGAGAAGCAGGACCAGAAGAGCTGCTTCAAAAGCATGAACGGCATCCTCGAGTCCAAACCGGAAGAGGAGAAAAAACTCCTCACGAAGGAGCTGAGTGCCCTGGCGGAAGCGGCGGACCTCCTGCTTTCAGGCGGGAGCCAGAGCTTTGAGGAGCACGTGGAGAGAGGGACGGCGTTTTCGCTCGGCTACGCATTCAGCTCAGAGGTATGCGAAGGCCTGCGGGAGGAAATGAGAGTCGGGTTCCAACGGTGCTGGAGGGAGACGGTGCaggacaggtgtgctgagtttGTCAGGGAGAAGCTGACGGACGAGTTTAATAAACGCACCGTTCAGCTTTTTATCGACGACGTCCGCGGGCTCACGCGGGCGTATCTGCAAATCGGAAAAGTGAAACTACAGAAAACCAATTCTTTGTAA